The DNA region ACCaggcaggagagggagaaaggggaaagaagcCCACTCCTGCCCCCTCGCTCATTAGGACCCTGTTCCACCAGCCTTGGGGAGGGGTCCAGGTTTGATGAGAGTTCCATGCATGCCTCTGGCTCTGGTTCAAAACCATCTGCTCCCATTGGTCTCCCCCTGCAACTGAGGACAGGGCTGTGTCTGCTTCACCTTGGCTTTCCCAGGCCTGACAATGTGTGCTCAGTGAGTGTTTggtaagtgaataaatgaatggtggCTGCAGAGGTGGGGGTGAAgacaagggggaagagaaagtgggagggaaaagaacagaagagGGGGTGCCCTAGAGTGATGAGTATGCAAAGATGTTGGGAGGATTCTAGAATGTTTGGAGGATTCTAGAGTGTTCAGAGTACTAGAATGTTGGGAAATTCTAGAACTTTGTTACCCAAGTATGGTCCATAGACCAGGAACATCAACATCACCCAGGcacttgctagaaatgcagaatcctGTTGAATCAGAATCTGCGTTTTTAACAAGATCTCCAGGGGATTCATATCCACATTCAAATTTGAGTCCAAAAGTTTGGGGAAAGTTCTAGAATATTTAGATTAGAAAACTCCttaaaatatcttcaagagaGGAGAGAAGCAGAAGCAGACTGGAAGGGATGGTGGAGACCCCAGGAAAGGAGAGGGGGCCTTTTTAGAAGGTCAGGTCCTTGGgcaccccctgccctccccactttACAGAGGCACAGACTGAGACCCCACAGGGGGACAGGGCCTGCCCTGGGCCACCCAGCCCCTGAGCTGCCCCGTTGGGAGGGGAGCCCCCAGAAGAGGGTGGGTGCCCCAGGAGGCACTCAGTCGTCCTCGGGCTTGATGAGGTGGCCGCTGAAGGTGATGTAGGTGTCCACGTCGTCGCTGTAGACGGCGTTCTCCCGCTCCCGCTTGAAGAGCCGCACCCAGACGCGGTCTCCGGGCGCCAGGGCCAGCATCACGCTCTGGCTCTGCATGATGCTGCGGTCGCTGGGCTGCGCGTACAGGATGACGGCCGCCTCCTCGTTGTGCATCACGTGCACGTAGGTCTCCTTGAAGTTCCAGCTGTGCACGTTGAGGCTGAAGAAGTAGAGGCCGCGCAGGGGGGTGGTGAAGTGGCCAGAGGCCATGTCGAAGTGCCTGTCCGGGTTCACAAAGACCGTGTCGAAGAGCAGCGGCTGGAAGCCCTCACTGCTGTGCAGCGCCGTCTTGCGGCCCACCGAGAAGGCCGAGAACCGCTTCTGGCACGGGCTTCCAGGACTGCCCGCCTGCCCCTTAGCGCCCTTGGTGCCCTGGGGGCCACGGTCCCCCCGGGGACCGTCCTTGCCCAGCTTCCCTGGTGCACCCAGTAGGCCTCGGTCTCCCTTGTCACCTGTGGGAATGAGAAGGGGGAAAAGTCAGGCTGAGCACCCGGGCCAGCCAGCGTCAAGGAGTACTTACCCTCGTTGCAGAAGGCTCTGCTCCTGCCCAGGCTCAGAGAAGGGGCTGTCAATTACTGGGCACCTACTGCATGCCAGGCATGGCCTCCCATCTGACCCTCTAAAGAACACATCATGACCATCTCCCCTTCCCAGAAgagaacactgaggctcagaaaggttaaggaaCTCAACCAACGTGACACAGCTCAGGCGCAGAAGAGGCAGGATTCAAAACACGGCTGTCTCCAGACCCACCTTGTTTCCCTCCCTGACAGTGAAGGTCTAACTGAGGTCCCTGGGAGGCCAGACCCAGGCCCCCAAATAGGGTCACTGCACCCAGCCAGGCCGGTGTGGGGAATTGGGGGTGGCAGGATGCACTTTTGCATTTCTGAtccaaagaaggaaataagaaaaaataccaTTACCCTTCCGGGAATAAAAGCCTGGTTAAGAGTCAAATATCTGGTTGGCATCACAGTCCAGCTATAGGGTCCAGAATATTCTGTGGTCAGGGTCAAGTTTTCCTATTTGTACCAGCAGGAAGATCCTGCCCACTTCATGAGCCCTCAACAAAATGGCCTATGGAAAAATGCTTTGCAAATCCTGCAAATATGAGGCCAGATAGCTGACCCAGGACTACCCAGGCCAGCCCTCCTCGGGCTGCACTGGGGCCTGGAAGCATCTAACCTGGCCCCCAGGTAGGCACGACACTTCTCAGGGCTGGTTTCAGGCTGCTCTGGCACGTAAGAGGAGCAGGTTTCCACAATATCTTGAGGGGCCTGATGCCAACTATTTCCCATATCACACGATTAGCTACTTCCCTTCGAGTGTTTCCCAGAGGGCCCCAGTGACTACTGGGTAGGTGGGAGAGGGGTGGGAAGGAGGGCACAGGCCCTTGGAGGAGAAGCCcggagagaaggggaaagggacagAGGCCATACTTCCTGGGAGGTCTGGCTCTACGGCCTCACTGGAGAACTACCCCATCATGTGCATCACACTTTACAGTTTGCAGGGTAGTTGCTGCACCTCATCCCAAGGTAAGGATTGAAGGGTAGCTATAAGGAGTGGGTTGCCGTCTCCTTTTTCACAAATGAGGGAGACAGGCCAACCTGAACCACACAACAAGGGATGTGAACGACTGGGACTGGGGGACTCCTGACACTCAGCCCCAGGTCCCTTCTTCCACAGCAATCCCAGCAGGCAGCTAAGCCTGGCCCAGGAACCAGTAACCACAGGTTTTTTTGGAGGGGAGAGATTTCCTCCCTCCCAGCACCCCTGGTAACCAGTATtatgctttctgtttctatgagtttgcttattataagtATTTCATAAAGAAGAagtcgtacaatatttgtccttttgtgtctgatttatttcactcattatttcaaggttcatccatgctgtcacatgtattagcacttcatttcattttatggttaaataatattccattgtatggatatactacattttgtttatccatttatctgttgatggacatttgggttgtttccaacttttggctactgtgaataatgctgctataaacatcctGTACAAATATCTGATCAAACCTGCTTCTAATTCTTTTGACTAAATACCTGGAAGTGAAactgccaggtcatatagtaattctgtgtttaactttctaaagagctgccaaactgttttccactcaactgcaccattttatattcccaccaacaatgtatgagtgttcctgttttctccctcctcaccaatacttgttaaaattaaattctgattttaaataaTAGTCATCTTAGTGAGTATGAAAGGGTATctcgtagttttgatttgcatttctctagtggcttacgttgttgagcatgttttcatatacttattggccatttgtatatttcttctttggataaatatcttatgccagtttgaatctgtggtggaccccagagaagccatgtcttttaatcctcattcaatattgctgggtgggagcattttgattgttcccatggagactgacccacccaattgtgggtggtaacttttgattagatgatttccatggaggtgtgtctccacccattgaattggagttgcttactggaatcctttaaaagaggaaacattttggagagaatcccgTTTGTAGCGCCATGATAAAGccaacagatgctgccatgttcgccatgtgcccttccagttgagagagaaacattgaacttcatcggccttctcgaaccacggtatctttccctggatgccttagattggacatttctatagacttgttttaattgggacattttctcagccttagaactttaaactagcaatttattaaatttctctttttaaaagccattctgtttctggtatattgcattctggcagctagcaaactagaacatatctatacaaatcttttgcccaattttaattggattatttgtccttttgttgttgcattgtaaaagttctttatactCTTGAATATTAAATTCTTATAAGATATATCAGATATATGTGTTCCAATTATTTTATCCCAttgctgtcttttcactttcttgataatgtcctttgatgcacaaaagttttttgttttgatgaagcccaatttatctattttttcttatgttgctcTTGCTATGgatataaaatctaagaatccaATGTCTAATACacggtcttgaagatatttccctaagttttcttgtaagagttttattcttttagctcttatatttagtcaATTGACTAATTTCAGATTAATTTTCACATACAGTGAGAGGTAGGGGTCCATATTAatccttttgcatgtggatgttcAGGTTTTCCAGTACTGTTTGTTAAAGAGACTTTCTTTCCCATTGAATGTACTTGGTGCCCTTATCAAAATcactggttcagtggtagaatgcttgccttccatgtgggaaacccgggtttgattcccagactatgcacctaaaaaaaaaaaatcaactggccatagatgtgtgggattatttctggactcttaattctattccattgatctacgTATCTATCCTAGTGCTAGTACCACACTGttctgattactgtagctttgtagtaagttctGAAATGAAGTGTGAGcttccaattttgttttttcaagaCTATTTTGGCTTTTGGGGGGCCCTTATAATGCcacatgaatttgaggatcagcctttccatttctgcaaaaacagCTTCTGGAATTTGGGtagggattacattgaatttgtTGATCACTTTAGGAAGTAtcaacatcttaacaatattgagtcttccaaccaatgaaaatgagatgtcttcccatttatttaggtcttcaataaTTCAGAAGTGttgcagttttcagtgtacaaatctTTCACctgcttggttaaatttattctagggatttttttctatgttattataaatggtattattttcttaatttccttttcagattgttcattactgctGTATAGAaaaccaactgattttttttgcatgtttatcttgtacccCGTAactctgctgaatttgtttaattCTAATAGGTTTCTTCTAAAGTCTTTGAGACTttcctatatataggatcatgtcgtctgcaaatagggatagttttactccttcctttccaatttgaatgccctttatttctttcttgcctgagtgctccagctagaacttcaagtacaatgttgaataatagtagggatagtgggtatccttgtcttgttctttatcttagggggaaagctttcagtcttaagccattgaatatgatatttgttgtgggtttttcacaaacgccctttatcatgttgataaaATTCCTTCCTATCCTTAGTTTTCctagtatttttatcaagaaaagatgttggattttgtcaactgccttctctgcatcagttttTATGCTCTATGTGGGTTTTCCCCCCTTCATTCCATTAATGCAGTGCATAACATTGATcaattttcttatgctgaactatccttgcattcttgAAACAAATCCCACTGGGTCATGGTGTTTGatccttttaatatattgttggattcaatttgccagtattttgttgaggattttgcatctatattcataagggatatttgtctgtaattgtcttttcttggGCTGTCTTTaactggctttggtatcagagtgatgctagcctcatagaatgagttaggaagcatTCATTCCTGTTATacttttgggaagagtttgagatggattggtgttaaatcttcttttaatgtttgctagaattcagTAGTGAAACTATTTGGTCTTGGATTtctctttgttggaaggttttagattactgattcaatctctgctTGATATAGGTACATGAGATTTCCTATTTCCTCTTGTGTAGATTAGGCCATTTTTATGATTCCAGGCATTTGTCCATTTAATatatgttttctaatttgttcGCATATAATTGTTTGTAATACACTCTTATAATCCTCTTTATTTCATTAGTTAGTCCCTACTTTTATTTGTGTTATTAGTTATTTGtgttccctctctttttttatttgttattctggctaaaggcttgtcaattttattgctgttttaaaaaaacaatttttggtttcatttgaTTCCCTCTATTTGTCTAAAATTTACTTaaattatttctgctgtaatctttagtatttccttccttttcctaacTTTTAAGTTTGCTCTCCTTTTCTAGTTCCTTTGAGTGTACAGTTAGATTttgatcattctttttttattaattaaagaaaaaagaaattaacacaacatttagaaatcattccattctacatatgcaatcagtaattcttaacatcatcacatagatgcatgatcatcatttcttagtacatttgcatcgatttaggaaaagaactagcaaaacaacaaaaaaagatatagaatgttaatatagagaaaaaataaaaataataataatagtaaaaaaaaaggacacaaacaaacaaacagacagacaaaaaaaaaaaacctatagctcagatgcagcttcattcagtgttttaacatgattactttacaattaggtattattgtgctgtccatttttgagtttttgtatctagtcctgttgcacagtctgtatcccttcagctccaattacccattatcttaccctgtttctaagtcctgttggtctctgttaccaatgacatattccaagtttattctcgaatgtcggttcacatcagtgggaccatacagtatttgtcctttagtttttgatcattctttttttttttttttttttttttttttttttttttaaaggaaagacagagagaaggaaggaaggatagaaggaaggaaggaaggaagaaagggaaacattttttaaacattttcttgttttattgtattctgtttctccgtttttgttacatgggctggggccggggatcgaaccgaggtcctccggcatagcaggcaagcactttgcccgctgagccaccgcggcccgccctgatcattcttttttaatgcaggcatttacagatataaatttctttctgaatacTGCCTTCACCGTTGTCACATGAGTTTtggtgtggtttttttgtttttttttttttttatacatgggcaggcaccgggaattgaacccgggtcttcgggcttggcaggcattcttacctgctgagccatcgtggcccaccctgtatgttgtgtttttattttcattcatctctatgTATTTTCTAAGTTCCCCTTATGAATTTTTTTGCCTGAATCACTGTTATTTAATTGTGTGTTAATTAccacatttttgtaaattttccagtttcctttctattattgatatcaagcttcattccattgtggtcagagaggtTACCTTATATGATTCAATacttataaatttataaagatttgaCTTCTATAtcatatatcctggagaatgatccaagaGCACTTGAGAAGATGTGCTATTTTCTATTGTTGGGTAGAGTTCTGTATCTACCCATTAAGTCTAATTGGCTTATAGTGTTTTTCAAGTCCTCTGCTTCCttactgatttctgtttatatgttctatcaattattaaAAGTGTTGCACTGAAGTATCCAACTATTATATCtattttcccttcacttctctcaatttttatttcatatattttgggacactgttgttatgtgcatatatgtttataattgtcataccttcttgctgaattgacccttttattgatatataatatccttctttgtatctttgtaAGCTTAtgttacttaaagtctattttatctgacaataATAGTCACTCCAACTCTCTTTCGATTACTATTCACATAGAATATCTTCTTCTATCCTTTACTTTCAGCCTCTTTTATACCTGAAGTGATACAGATAGCACAGAGATGACAGTTTATTaaatctgccaatctctgccttttaatagcggagcttaatccatttacatttaaggtaataactgaTAAGTAAAGATTTACTTCTACCATTTAGCtgttgttttctgtatgtcttgtGTTTTCTTCCTCAGCTACTCCATTAATGCCtctctttttttggtatttagttgtttttttgtaGCGTACCATTCtgattctcttcttttctcattttctctatgtttttaagttattttcttgGTGGTTGcctttataattaaaattaacatcttaacttatCACAATCTAGTCCAAATAATAACAAACTAGTTTCAGTATCACCCA from Tamandua tetradactyla isolate mTamTet1 chromosome 7, mTamTet1.pri, whole genome shotgun sequence includes:
- the C1QTNF6 gene encoding complement C1q tumor necrosis factor-related protein 6 yields the protein MGTVTVGPHWAVLLFPLLVFGVPTEEPTAGASNSPGSCRQCCDSVDSLAPADAADEVMASPSALPYILPEVRPYINITILKGDKGDRGLLGAPGKLGKDGPRGDRGPQGTKGAKGQAGSPGSPCQKRFSAFSVGRKTALHSSEGFQPLLFDTVFVNPDRHFDMASGHFTTPLRGLYFFSLNVHSWNFKETYVHVMHNEEAAVILYAQPSDRSIMQSQSVMLALAPGDRVWVRLFKRERENAVYSDDVDTYITFSGHLIKPEDD